Proteins found in one Oryza glaberrima chromosome 4, OglaRS2, whole genome shotgun sequence genomic segment:
- the LOC127769605 gene encoding probable ferric reduction oxidase 1, giving the protein MDTRHGRDRNGAPATRSAMLLLAAAVFVAWLMMWVMLPTRTFSSTWAPTLASHTNSTYFGKQGTRIVIYVFPILFVSVVACIYLHLLKRSGDSTGVQSQRGVFCTRMAAWRRPVLVRGPLGIVTGIELAFFLLFLALLVWSYSAFINLDFSKIHVKPVEKMWQAKLDRAALRLGHVGSFCCAFLFFPVARGSSLLPLIGLTSEASIKYHVWLGNLVMLFFTAHGLCYIVFWASTDQIHEMLKWTRTKVANVPGELALLSGLVMWVTALPRVRRQMFELFFYAHHLYALFLVFFPLHVGVAFFCSILPGVFLFMVDRYLRFLQSRVRVRLVSARLLACDAVELNFCKSPHLTHSPMSTVFINVPCVSRLQWHPFTVTSSSSLEPDRLSVVVKRAGRWTEKLYETISSLPPSQPGHLDVSVEGPYSQATPASFLQYDSLVMISGGGGITPFISIIRELVHRSGTAAEAATPSLILIAVFKTSADLAMLDLIVPASGGFSDISRLELRIEAFVTRESVPSAGDVVAIAHKVPAEEVLFKPSPSHAPIAPVLGHNGWLWLAAVVSSSFFIFLLLVGAVQRLYIYPVDGNSNRVYPWAARTLLNLLLLCVGIAVAASAAVLWNKRRRAEEAKQVENVATPASSPATWLDKPRRGDAEVESSPLHYLEQATAVHFGRRPDLRTMLLEIGGTNVGVMASGPPELLEDVATICSSGSASNLHFASISFTW; this is encoded by the exons ATGGACACTAGGCATGGCCGAGACAGGAATGGCGCGCCGGCGACCAGGAGCGCCATGCTTctcctggccgccgccgtgttcgTTGCGTGGCTCATGATGTGGGTCATGTTGCCGACCAGGACATTCAGCTCGACGTGGGCGCCGACGCTCGCCTCCCACACAAATTCCACCTACTTTGGCAAACAAG GGACGAGAATCGTGATCTACGTGTTCCCAATACTGTTTGTCAGTGTAGTTGCGTGCATTTACCTGCACTTGCTGAAGAGGAGCGGCGACAGTACTGGGGTCCAAAGTCAGAG AGGAGTATTCTGTACGAGAATGGCGGCCTGGAGGAGACCTGTGCTGGTGAGAGGTCCACTGGGAATTGTGACAGGCATAGAACTCGCCTTCTTTCTCTTGTTCCTGGCACTCCTGGTCTGGTCCTACTCCGCCTTCATCAACCTCGACTTCTCCAAGATCCATGTCAAGCCTGTTGAGAAAAT GTGGCAGGCGAAGCTGGACAGAGCAGCGCTGCGGCTTGGCCACGTTGGGAGCTTCTGCTGCGCGTTCCTGTTCTTTCCAGTCGCACGCGGCTCGTCCCTGTTGCCGCTCATTGGCCTCACGTCGGAAGCCAGCATCAAGTACCATGTCTGGCTGGGCAATCTCGTTATGCTCTTCTTCACAGCTCATGGACTCTGCTACATCGTCTTCTGGGCATCGACTGATCAAATCCACGAG ATGCTGAAATGGACAAGAACGAAAGTTGCAAACGTCCCCGGGGAGCTCGCGCTGCTCAGCGGGCTGGTGATGTGGGTGACGGCGCTGCCGCGCGTCCGGCGCCAGATGTTCGAGCTCTTCTTCTACGCGCACCACCTCTACGCCCTCTTCCTCGTGTTCTTCCCGCTCCACGTCGGCGTCGccttcttctgctccatcctGCCTGGCGTGTTCCTCTTCATGGTCGACCGCTACCTCCGGTTCCTGCAGTCCCGCGTCCGCGTCCGACTCGTCTCCGCCCGCCTCCTAGCGTGCGACGCCGTCGAGCTCAACTTCTGCAAAAGCCCCC ATTTGACGCACAGTCCGATGAGTACGGTGTTCATCAACGTCCCATGCGTTTCGCGGCTCCAATGGCACCCATTCACGGTGACGTCGAGCAGCAGCCTTGAGCCTGACAGGTTAAGCGTCGTCGTCAAGAGAGCAGGAAGATGGACGGAGAAGCTGTACGAGACGATCTCGTccctgccgccgtcgcagccCGGGCACCTCGACGTCTCGGTCGAGGGGCCTTACAGCCAGGCCACACCAGCAAGCTTCCTTCAGTACGACTCGTTGGTGATGatcagtggcggcggcggcatcacgCCGTTCATCTCCATCATACGCGAGCTCGTTCACCggagcggcacggcggcagAAGCCGCGACGCCGAGCCTTATCCTCATCGCCGTGTTCAAGACGTCGGCTGACCTGGCCATGCTGGACCTCATCGTCCCTGCCTCCGGTGGGTTCTCCGACATCTCCCGCCTCGAACTGCGCATCGAGGCCTTCGTGACGCGAGAAAGCGTGCCCTCCGCGGGCGATGTCGTCGCAATCGCGCACAAGGTGCCCGCAGAGGAGGTCTTGTtcaagccgtcgccgtcgcacgCGCCCATCGCCCCGGTGCTCGGCCACAACGGCTGGCTctggctcgccgccgtcgtctcctcctcatTCTTCATCTTCCTCTTGCTCGTCGGCGCGGTGCAGCGCCTGTACATATACCCCGTCGACGGCAACAGCAACCGCGTGTACCCGTGGGCGGCAAGGACGTTGCTAAACCTGCTGCTCCTCTGCGTCGGCAtcgccgtggcggcgagcgcggccgtCCTGTGGAACAAGCGGAGGAGGGCCGAGGAGGCGAAGCAGGTCGAGAACGTGGCGACGccagcgtcgtcgccggcaacgTGGCTCGACAAGCCGCGTCGTGGGGACGCAGAGGTAGAAAGTTCGCCTCTGCATTACCTCGAACAGGCAACCGCGGTGCACTTCGGCCGTCGTCCCGATCTCAGAA CGATGTTGCTGGAGATCGGTGGCACGAACGTCGGCGTGATGGCGAGCGGTCCGCCGGAGCTGCTCGAGGACGTCGCGACAATCTGCTCGTCTGGGTCGGCGAGCAATCTCCATTTCGCGTCCATAAGCTTCACTTGGTGA